One Pseudomonas sp. C27(2019) DNA window includes the following coding sequences:
- a CDS encoding ribonucleotide reductase subunit alpha: protein MTISSFDDLLQAANSQAEPQLLLFVFTKAELPEDATEQEKANFEQGMGGTLTPVVCVDKSPEEISSFTALLEESKKTGQDWDVVFASSLSGRAGIAPNSDQAEQPLQMMVQAIQAGSIGSFLAFSNTGEILDIS, encoded by the coding sequence ATGACTATTTCAAGCTTTGATGACCTGTTACAGGCTGCAAACTCACAGGCAGAACCTCAGTTACTTCTCTTTGTTTTTACCAAAGCAGAATTACCAGAGGACGCCACTGAGCAAGAAAAAGCAAACTTTGAACAGGGCATGGGCGGAACCTTAACGCCCGTGGTCTGTGTTGATAAAAGCCCTGAAGAAATCAGTAGTTTTACAGCGCTATTGGAAGAATCAAAAAAAACGGGGCAAGATTGGGATGTGGTATTTGCTAGCAGTCTGTCAGGTCGTGCCGGTATCGCACCGAACTCTGATCAGGCTGAACAACCCTTACAAATGATGGTGCAAGCGATTCAAGCCGGTAGCATTGGCAGCTTTTTAGCTTTTAGCAACACGGGTGAGATTTTGGACATTAGCTGA